In Bradyrhizobium sp. 200, the sequence GCTCGCCCTCGACGAAGCGGAAATCATACTGGTGTGTCCACGTCATCGGCGTGTTCGGGAACGCGCGCGCCTGCTCGAACGGCACAGCATCGGGAAATTTTACCTGCTGGTGCGACCAGGACGGGCGGCGCTCGGCGAACACGGCGGTAGCGAGCGTCGCGACGTCGCCGCCGCCCTGCGTCATCTCCACGCACCAATGCTGGCTCGAGCGGTTGGCCTTGACTAGGCGCACGTCGAGATCGAAGCCCCCTTCGGCGATTGGCGCACAGAAATTCACGGTCAGCGACAGCGGATCGCCGGAGCGCTGCGGATGGTCGATCAGCGCGCGCAGGATAGTCGCGGCCGTGCAGCCGCCGAATGGACCGACAAAGGCCCAGTAGTCGGGGCTGGTCCTGCCCTGCCAACAGCTATCGCCGGCGGTGACCCGCGTGGCGTCGTCAAAAAGATGCGGGGCTTTGGTCAGCATGGATGTTCTTCGGTCTCGAGAGGCGCGACGCAGTTGTCGCAAATGCCGTCATTGCGAGCGGAGCGAAGCAATCCATCGTGCCGCAAGCGGAGGAATGGATTGCTTCGTCGCTTACGCTCCTCGCAATGACGTGGATGCAGTATCACTGCTATCCCGCCGAATTCAATGACGTCGCACGTAATGGATTTCCGCTTCCCGGGATTCGAGGCGCTCATTTGTCCATGGGCTCGCAAAATTGATTGATTGCCTTGACGGCAGCTTCGGGATGGGTCGCCAGGAGCATGTGCGCGGAATCGAACCAATGCACTTGGCAGCGCGGCTGTGCCGTTACGATCTCGTCCACCTGTCTCCTGTTCACCAGGTGGTCGAAACGCCCATGCAGGCACAGAACCGGGCATGCGATCTCGCGCAGTCGATTGCGCTTGTCTACGCGAAGCGCCTCGCGGGCACGAAATTGAAGGATTTCGCTAGGCAAGGCCGCCAATACCTGGTGGAGGCGAGCGGTGAGTTCAGGCGTCGCGGTCGATCCCATCAGCGCTGTCGCAATGATGCGCCTGGGTAGCCACCTGAGGTCAATGAGCCGAGCGAGTGCAGCGAAAGGAGCTGGTAGCGGATTTCGCGCGAAGCTCGATGCCAGGACCAAGCCAATAGCTCGTGGGTCCGTGGCCGCAATCTCTATCGCGATTGGTCCGGAAAAAGATTCGCCGAGGACGACGAATGGACGGTTCGGCGCGCGTTCGACGACATAGGTCGTCAATTGAGCATAGCTCAGCGGTTGGTCGAGTGGGTACGTGAACAGTTGAATCGGGCGATGCAAAGCCAGTTGATCTGCCAGAGCTCTCAGGAGCTCTCCCGTTCCGTCCATGCCCGGCAAAAGGATAATCGGAGTGGCGTCGGGCGTGTCCATCCCTGCATCATAACATGTCGTGGTTCAAGAAAACCCAGCCAGCCTGCGCTATCGCGAATGGGCCGACATCGCCCCTTGATAATACGAGACCTAGCCCTTGGCCCCACGCTGGGCACCTGCTTCCGGCACCGGCGCGGCCGCGCGCACCGGTACGTGCCAGATTTCCTCGGCATATTCGCGGATGGTGCGGTCGGAAGAGAACCACGGCATCCGTGCGACGTTGAGGATCGAGGCGCGGGTCCAGGCCGGCACCACCTGCCAGCGGGCGTCGATGCCGCGCTGGGCGGCGTAGTAGGAATCGAAATCGGCCGAGACCATGTAGTGGTCGAGATAGCGCAGCGCGTGACCCATGGAGGCAAAGCGGGCGGGATCGTCGGGCGAGAACGCGCCGCTCTCGATGGCGGTAATGGCCCGCGCCAGCCGCGGCGAGCGGCTGATCACGTCGGTCGCATCCAGCCCCTGCTTGCGGCGGACCATGACGTCGCCGGCCTCCATGCCGAAGATCGCGATGTTCTCCGCGCCGACATGGTCGCGGATTTCGATGTTGGCGCCGTCCAGCGTGCCGATGGTCAAGGCGCCGTTGAGCGCCAGCTTCATGTTGCCGGTGCCGGAGGCCTCCATGCCGGCGGTGGAAATCTGCTCGGACAGGTCGGCGGCCGGAATGATCACCTCGGCGAGACTGACATTGTAGTCGGCGAGGAAGACGACCTTGAGCCTTCCGGCGATGTCGGGGTCGTTGTTGACGATCTCGGCGACGTCGTTGATCAGTTTGATGATCAGCTTGGCGTAGCGATAGCTCGCCGCCGCCTTGCCGGCAAAGATCTTGACCCGCGGCACCCAGTCGCGCTGCGGCTCGTCCTTGATCGCCTGATACAGCGCGACGGTCTCGACGACGTTGAGCAGTTGCCGCTTGTATTCGTGGATGCGCTTGATCTGGATATCGAACAGCGCCGACGGATCGATCTTGATCCTGAGCCGCTCGTTGATCAGGCGCGCCAGCGCCAGCTTGTTATGATGCTTGACCTCGCGAAAACGCTGCTGGAACGCGTTGTCGCTGGCGTGGGCTTCGAGGCGCTCGAACAGGGAGAAGTCGTCGAGCACGGCCTCGCCGCAGACCTCGCGCATCAGGTCGGTCAGCTTCGGGTTGGCGAGCATCAGCCAGCGGCGGAAGGTGATGCCGTTGGTCTTGTTGGTGATGCGGCCGGGATAGAGATGGTTGAGATCGTGGAACACGGTCTCCTTCATCAGGTCGGAGTGCATCGCCGAGACGCCGTTGATGCGGTGCGAGCCGACGAAAGCGAGCTGCCCCATCCGCACCCGCCGTCCGGACTTCTCGTCGATCAGCGACACCGAGGCGCGGAAATCGATGTCGCCGGGACAACGCTGATCGGCCAGCGCCAGATGCGCAGTATTGATGCGGTAGATGATTTCGAGATGCCGCGGCAACAGCCGCTCGAACAATTCGACCGGCCAGGTCTCGAGCGCTTCCGGCAGCAGCGTGTGGTTGGTGTAGGACAGCGTCGCCACCGTGATCTTCCACGCTTCGTCCCAGCGGAAATTGTGCAGGTCGACCAGGATCCGCATCAGCTCGGTGACGGCAAGGCTCGGATGGGTGTCGTTGAGCTGCACCGCGACCTTGGAGGGGAGGTTGCGCAACTGCCCGTCGGAGGCCAGATGCCGCTTGACCAGATCCTGCAGCGAGGCCGAGACGAAGAAATATTCCTGCCGCAGCCGCAACTCGCGCCCCGCAGGGCTCTCGTCATTCGGATAGAGGAATTTGCAGATCGATTCCGCACGCGCCTCCTCGGCGACGGCGCCGAGGTAATCGCCGGTGTTGAAGACGTCGAGCCGCAGCGGGTCGGGGGCGCGC encodes:
- a CDS encoding thioesterase family protein codes for the protein MLTKAPHLFDDATRVTAGDSCWQGRTSPDYWAFVGPFGGCTAATILRALIDHPQRSGDPLSLTVNFCAPIAEGGFDLDVRLVKANRSSQHWCVEMTQGGGDVATLATAVFAERRPSWSHQQVKFPDAVPFEQARAFPNTPMTWTHQYDFRFVEGEPSFYGSPASPPLDAYSKQWMGDHVPRKIDMPSLMSMSDAFFGRVFLARRELMPFGTVSLTTYFHTSSDELAAEDITRVLAVADAKIFHRSYGDQNGELWSPSGRLLATTTQIAYFKA
- a CDS encoding glycogen/starch/alpha-glucan phosphorylase; translated protein: MPGNPPANYPALGQPIDELALAEIKGAILAKLRLAIGKDAGMATRRDWYKAAALALRDRIVHRWLTAEKESYDAGSKRVYYLSLEFLIGRLFTDALNNMGLLPVFEAALGDLGVGLSDLRKCEPDAALGNGGLGRLAACFMESMATLAVPAIGYGIRYDFGLFRQIISQGWQHEYPDEWLSFGNPWEFQRAEVVYHIHFGGHVDHVDDRGRDRATWRPAETVQAVAYDTPIVGWRGQHVNALRLWSARAPDPLRLDVFNTGDYLGAVAEEARAESICKFLYPNDESPAGRELRLRQEYFFVSASLQDLVKRHLASDGQLRNLPSKVAVQLNDTHPSLAVTELMRILVDLHNFRWDEAWKITVATLSYTNHTLLPEALETWPVELFERLLPRHLEIIYRINTAHLALADQRCPGDIDFRASVSLIDEKSGRRVRMGQLAFVGSHRINGVSAMHSDLMKETVFHDLNHLYPGRITNKTNGITFRRWLMLANPKLTDLMREVCGEAVLDDFSLFERLEAHASDNAFQQRFREVKHHNKLALARLINERLRIKIDPSALFDIQIKRIHEYKRQLLNVVETVALYQAIKDEPQRDWVPRVKIFAGKAAASYRYAKLIIKLINDVAEIVNNDPDIAGRLKVVFLADYNVSLAEVIIPAADLSEQISTAGMEASGTGNMKLALNGALTIGTLDGANIEIRDHVGAENIAIFGMEAGDVMVRRKQGLDATDVISRSPRLARAITAIESGAFSPDDPARFASMGHALRYLDHYMVSADFDSYYAAQRGIDARWQVVPAWTRASILNVARMPWFSSDRTIREYAEEIWHVPVRAAAPVPEAGAQRGAKG
- a CDS encoding alpha/beta fold hydrolase codes for the protein MDTPDATPIILLPGMDGTGELLRALADQLALHRPIQLFTYPLDQPLSYAQLTTYVVERAPNRPFVVLGESFSGPIAIEIAATDPRAIGLVLASSFARNPLPAPFAALARLIDLRWLPRRIIATALMGSTATPELTARLHQVLAALPSEILQFRAREALRVDKRNRLREIACPVLCLHGRFDHLVNRRQVDEIVTAQPRCQVHWFDSAHMLLATHPEAAVKAINQFCEPMDK